In Ailuropoda melanoleuca isolate Jingjing unplaced genomic scaffold, ASM200744v2 unplaced-scaffold4670, whole genome shotgun sequence, one genomic interval encodes:
- the LOC100480689 gene encoding olfactory receptor 9Q1 gives MAEKNFTSVSEFLLIAFTDCPQWTLPLFLLFLFNYLLTLLGNLGMIALIRVDGRLHTPMYFFLGHLSFVDMCYSSAIVPQMLAVLLEGGAXHHCVSLLRHPHIH, from the coding sequence ATGGCAGAGAAGAACTTCACCTCGGTGAGCGAATTCCTCCTTATTGCATTCACCGACTGTCCCCAATGGAcgcttcctctcttcctcctgtttCTGTTCAACTATCTCCTCACCTTGTTGGGGAACCTGGGCATGATTGCTCTGATCCGCGTGGATGGCCGGCTGCACACCCCGATGTACTTCTTCCTCGGCCACCTCTCCTTCGTGGACATGTGCTACTCGTCGGCCATCGTGCCACAGATGCTGGCCGTGCTGCTGGAGGGCGGGGCCNCTCACCACTGTGTCTCTCTTCTTCGGCACCCTCATATTCAT